Proteins encoded by one window of Agelaius phoeniceus isolate bAgePho1 chromosome 5, bAgePho1.hap1, whole genome shotgun sequence:
- the LOC129119934 gene encoding inositol 1,4,5-trisphosphate receptor-interacting protein-like 1 has product MEVRAKLQEEEKIRLEREVEQLVLVKQGALAWGDLLCSAWQHWQLWALAGLLLLLLAQWYMWRKGSLRREEQGEGHDGVNEEEVENVDAYEEDVGNEDEGDSDMEEEEDDSDDGRAEDVDNAAANEERDAANEVGNEAANAANVNDVGSQVEEYRDGADNFGRIIMERIQWPVRDLQEGCMWTRRLMEHFAIYFRRVLSNSFYPVLQGAIGVGSAFEGWSPREQDVVYQVLIPMTPPRGHSFHLELGTAGQRRLRNFHIRVQQECTCTSERQGENMLCFLHHPEEELRRHQDPSLLHTLCTGSYLDVGKTARWFYQLVRAIWPALLESHHWHLVLLPPRRSCQFKVTNGRESYRIEMLFGVRQGNSDVFVSSQPRQAHTSSIIWPESYAVAEVKFFRYIARRAPPDSLHLKCLQFFTRLQLGLGFSTYTIKTIVMHLLSILPVSQWRRRHFVRRLMDISESLRACVEMRRLNHFIVGNQRLPEGIHLSPEVLMARSCNLFHHLVMDPVAHSQAMSQYVDLHHWLKRILKNEQ; this is encoded by the coding sequence ATGGAGGTGCGTGCCAAGctccaggaagaggagaagatTCGTCTGGAGCGGGAGGTGGAGCAGCTGGTCCTGGTGAAGCAGGGTGCCTTGGCCTGGGGagacctgctctgctctgcctggcagcactggcagctctgggctcttgctgggctcctgctccttctcttgGCACAGTGGTATATGTGGAGGAAAGGGAGCCTGaggagagaggagcaaggagaagGACACGATGGTGTAAATGAAGAGGAAGTTGAAAATGTGGATGCATATGAAGAAGACGTTGGAAATGAAGATGAGGGAGACAGTgacatggaggaggaggaagatgacaGTGATGATGGCCGTGCAGAGGATGTCGACAATGCTGCTGCGAATGAAGAGCGTGATGCTGCAAATGAAGTTGGCAATGAGGCTGCCAATGCAGCAAACGTCAATGATGTTGGAAGTCAAGTGGAAGAATACCGTGATGGTGCCGATAACTTTGGAAGAATCATAATGGAGCGCATACAGTGGCCTGTGCGGGACCTGCAGGAAGGATGCATGTGGACAAGAAGGCTGATGGAGCattttgcaatttattttcGACGGGTCTTGTCCAACAGTTTCTATCCGGTACTGCAAGGAGCCATTGGGGTGGGCAGTGCCTTTGAAGGTTGGAGTCCTCGTGAGCAGGATGTTGTGTACCAGGTGCTCATACCCATGACACCTCCCCGAGGGCACAGCTTCCACctagagctgggcactgcagggcagaggcGCTTGAGGAACTTCCACATCCGCGTGCAGCAGGAGTGCACCTGCACGAGCGAGCGGCAGGGTGAGAACATGCTGTGCTTCCTGCACCAccctgaggaggagctgaggaggcATCAGGATCCCAGCCTCCTTCATACCCTGTGCACGGGCTCCTACCTGGACGTGGGCAAAACTGCCCGCTGGTTCTACCAGCTGGTGAGAGCAATCTGGCCGGCTTTGCTTGAGTCACACCATTGGCATTTAGTGCTGCTGCCCCCCAGACGCTCCTGCCAGTTCAAGGTGACCAATGGCAGAGAAAGCTACCGGATCGAGATGCTGTTTGGGGTGCGGCAAGGCAACTCAGACGTCTTTGTAAGCAGCCAGCCTAGGCAAGCCCACACCTCCAGCATAATCTGGCCGGAGAGCTACGCTGTGGCCGAGGTGAAGTTCTTCAGGTACATTGCCAGGCGGGCTCCCCCTGACAGCTTGCACCTGAAATGCCTGCAATTCTTCACTCGTCTTCAGCTGGGCTTAGGCTTCTCCACCTATACCATCAAGACCATTGTCATGCACCTCCTGAGCATCTTGCCCGTGTCACAGTGGCGCAGGAGACATTTTGTGAGGCGGCTGATGGATATCAGCGAGAGCCTGCGCGCGTGTGTGGAAATGAGACGCCTCAATCACTTCATTGTGGGCAACCAGAGGCTTCCTGAGGGGATCCACTTGTCCCCAGAGGTCCTAATGGCCAGGTCATGCAATCTCTTCCATCACCTGGTGATGGATCCGGTTGCCCACTCCCAGGCAATGAGCCAGTACGTGGATCTGCACCATTGGTTGAAACGGATCCTTAAAAATGAACAGTGA